A stretch of the bacterium genome encodes the following:
- a CDS encoding reverse transcriptase family protein, which yields MLDIAWEEAGEEFRFGELEDDVYDSYGVGNWREWTQLDPFRIRRSFNPYRYLALLFHVWPAQLQAIVESGIDESYDMRLIRKRSGDFRILMIPDPRLRWLQRRMLRNLLSGLPVHRACHGFVRDRKMLTAVEAHRHSRYLLSLDLKDAFSSVTRKWLLEELLEQEVGAVKIGKWLALAITRLCTTLVPGLGLEPRLPQGAPSSPVLFNFVCRDLDRRLAIFADKMGAIYTRYADNIAISADGPITELEVRTLCRIVNEKTPFELNERKTKLMEISGHTNLQVLGVSIRDGELRLPKRTRRRLRGALHTALTKGDVARAAGLLSLPRQIYGEDLPRQIIGKLGEGETIEKQLETIYPEGHQLRLWES from the coding sequence ATGCTTGATATTGCCTGGGAAGAGGCGGGAGAAGAGTTTCGTTTCGGCGAACTTGAGGATGACGTTTACGATTCTTACGGGGTTGGAAATTGGCGGGAATGGACACAGCTGGATCCTTTTCGGATTCGGCGGTCCTTTAACCCCTACCGCTACCTCGCCCTGCTCTTTCACGTTTGGCCGGCTCAACTGCAGGCAATTGTTGAAAGTGGAATTGATGAGTCCTACGACATGCGACTGATCAGGAAGAGGTCAGGGGACTTTCGGATCCTGATGATTCCCGACCCCCGGCTGCGCTGGCTGCAGCGACGAATGCTACGCAACCTGCTCTCCGGTCTGCCGGTGCACAGGGCGTGTCACGGTTTTGTACGGGATCGAAAAATGCTGACCGCAGTGGAGGCTCACCGACACTCACGCTACCTGCTCAGCTTGGATCTCAAAGACGCTTTCAGCAGTGTAACCAGAAAGTGGTTGCTCGAAGAGCTCTTGGAGCAGGAGGTTGGAGCAGTCAAGATCGGTAAGTGGCTTGCTTTGGCGATCACTCGCCTTTGCACCACTCTAGTGCCAGGTTTGGGACTAGAGCCACGTTTGCCCCAGGGAGCACCAAGCTCGCCGGTTCTCTTCAATTTCGTTTGCCGTGACCTGGACCGGCGTCTGGCGATCTTTGCTGACAAGATGGGAGCGATCTACACCCGCTATGCGGACAATATTGCGATCTCGGCAGATGGTCCCATTACTGAGCTTGAAGTTCGCACCCTCTGCCGAATCGTCAACGAGAAGACTCCCTTCGAGTTGAACGAGCGCAAAACCAAGCTTATGGAGATCAGTGGCCATACCAATCTCCAGGTTTTGGGGGTGAGTATTCGCGACGGTGAGTTGAGATTGCCGAAGCGGACAAGACGTCGGCTGCGAGGAGCGCTTCACACTGCTTTGACCAAAGGCGATGTCGCCAGAGCAGCCGGGCTGCTTTCCTTGCCGAGACAGATTTATGGTGAGGACCTACCTCGCCAGATCATTGGAAAGTTGGGGGAAGGAGAAACAATTGAGAAACAGTTGGAAACCATCTACCCAGAAGGTCACCAGCTGAGGTTGTGGGAGAGTTGA